The following are from one region of the Salinirussus salinus genome:
- a CDS encoding type II secretion system F family protein: protein MSLVDLLGLVVVALVAAAYAGSKVSPRVDRVVARLARVLFGRVLSEHPERKRVIESAYIGQSYRTYAAKTYLFVVLGFVGGGLGTAYAVAGLLLVVEPVIRKLAELPNAIAGTLGFSKSFELVVSPELYWGLLGGGFVVGGVAVAAGAYVFRWKLPESDAEVRRRSIEEGLPRTTAFMYALSRGGMETPEVLRILGENGEVYGESAREMRIVVREMELFGRDMVSALRRMGRRTPSEQFKTFTENFASVLQSGSDRAEFLRESYERFREESEQRQEEVLEFLATVAEGYVTVLVAGVLFFITILLVFGLTTTDTLPFLQMVAYLLIPLANAGFAVFLSSKLETLGIARGTGSEVLDRMPVDTPVRASPRAERRATDGGVAADGDNEWVLAWHDRVTRVKSAVRRPFRTALSDPTTVLYVAVPLAGALFLVRLPGALTGTGVNLWVLDDLLVQSALVVLVSYGVVREVYKRRIDRIEAAMPELLERLASLNEAGMTLVKSLDRVRGSDLGVLTPEVERVWRDIEYGSNVDDALVRLGRRVRTTAVTRVVVLLNNAMRASGDLGDVLRIASEQARADLDLRRQRRQQMLTYLVVIYIAFLVFLVIIIAVNQVLVPSLPEAVPTPSADQTSRLGVNVDAFTRFGRVDKAAYTLVFFHTALVQAVCSGFIAGQLGNGSLRDGTKHAAAMLGLAYLVFVLVSAPVASVAAGGVTVSGSGESVTIDAATSSEGGFIVVREGTVNGTVLGVSEYIEPGAQEDVTIPLRRPVADGAEIHVATHLDTNDNRAYDFRGPYHPSGSQVDRPYPTLSNEGSPGAVITVNGTAG from the coding sequence ATGAGTCTCGTCGACCTCCTGGGGCTGGTGGTCGTCGCCCTCGTGGCGGCCGCGTACGCCGGGTCGAAGGTCAGCCCCCGGGTCGACCGTGTCGTGGCCCGGCTCGCCCGCGTGCTCTTCGGCCGGGTGCTCTCCGAACACCCAGAGCGCAAGCGGGTCATCGAGTCCGCCTACATCGGTCAGTCCTACCGGACCTACGCCGCCAAGACGTACCTGTTCGTGGTGCTCGGCTTCGTCGGCGGCGGGCTGGGGACCGCCTACGCCGTCGCCGGCCTGCTCCTGGTCGTCGAGCCCGTCATCCGGAAGCTGGCGGAGCTTCCGAACGCCATCGCCGGGACGCTCGGCTTCTCCAAGAGTTTCGAACTGGTCGTCTCGCCGGAGCTGTACTGGGGGCTGCTCGGCGGCGGCTTCGTGGTCGGGGGCGTCGCCGTCGCGGCCGGGGCCTACGTCTTCCGGTGGAAGCTCCCCGAGAGCGACGCCGAGGTCCGCCGCCGGAGCATCGAGGAGGGGCTGCCGCGGACGACCGCGTTCATGTACGCGCTCTCGCGGGGCGGGATGGAGACGCCGGAAGTGTTGCGGATCCTCGGGGAGAACGGCGAGGTGTACGGCGAGTCCGCCCGCGAGATGCGGATCGTCGTCCGCGAGATGGAGCTGTTCGGCCGCGACATGGTCTCGGCGCTGCGGCGGATGGGGCGGCGAACGCCCAGCGAGCAGTTCAAGACCTTCACCGAGAACTTCGCGAGCGTCCTCCAGAGCGGGAGCGACCGCGCCGAGTTCCTCCGGGAGTCATACGAGCGCTTTCGCGAGGAGTCCGAGCAGCGCCAGGAGGAGGTGCTGGAGTTCCTGGCGACCGTCGCCGAGGGGTACGTCACGGTACTCGTCGCCGGTGTGCTCTTTTTCATCACCATCCTGCTCGTGTTCGGGCTGACGACCACCGACACGCTTCCCTTCCTCCAGATGGTCGCGTACCTGCTGATCCCGCTTGCCAACGCCGGCTTCGCGGTCTTCCTGTCCTCGAAACTGGAGACGCTCGGCATCGCACGAGGGACCGGCAGCGAGGTGCTCGACCGGATGCCCGTCGACACCCCCGTCCGGGCCTCGCCACGCGCCGAGCGGCGGGCGACCGACGGCGGCGTCGCCGCCGACGGCGACAACGAGTGGGTGCTGGCGTGGCACGACCGCGTCACCCGCGTCAAGAGCGCGGTCCGGCGCCCGTTCCGGACGGCGCTGTCGGACCCGACGACGGTGCTGTACGTCGCGGTACCGCTCGCGGGCGCGCTCTTTCTGGTCCGGCTGCCGGGCGCGCTGACCGGCACCGGGGTCAACCTCTGGGTGCTGGACGACCTTCTCGTGCAGTCGGCGCTCGTCGTCCTCGTCAGCTACGGGGTGGTGCGGGAGGTGTACAAGCGCCGGATCGACCGGATCGAGGCGGCGATGCCGGAGCTGCTCGAGCGGCTGGCCAGCCTCAACGAGGCCGGCATGACGCTTGTCAAGAGCCTCGACCGGGTCCGCGGGAGCGACCTGGGCGTGCTCACACCCGAAGTCGAGCGGGTCTGGCGGGACATCGAGTACGGCTCGAACGTCGACGACGCGCTGGTCCGGCTCGGCCGCCGGGTGCGGACCACGGCGGTCACCCGGGTGGTCGTCCTGCTGAACAACGCGATGCGAGCCAGCGGCGACCTGGGGGACGTCCTCCGGATCGCCTCCGAGCAGGCGCGGGCGGACCTGGACCTGCGACGCCAGCGCCGCCAGCAGATGCTCACCTATCTGGTCGTCATCTACATCGCCTTCCTGGTCTTTCTGGTCATCATCATCGCGGTCAACCAGGTGCTGGTACCGAGTCTGCCCGAGGCCGTGCCGACGCCCAGCGCCGACCAGACCAGCCGGCTGGGGGTCAACGTCGACGCGTTCACCCGCTTTGGCCGGGTCGACAAGGCCGCCTACACGCTGGTCTTCTTCCACACCGCCCTGGTCCAGGCGGTCTGCTCGGGCTTTATCGCCGGTCAGCTCGGCAACGGCTCGCTGCGGGACGGGACGAAACACGCCGCCGCGATGCTGGGACTCGCATACCTGGTCTTCGTGCTCGTCTCCGCGCCGGTGGCATCCGTCGCGGCCGGCGGCGTCACCGTCTCCGGGTCCGGCGAGTCGGTCACCATCGACGCCGCGACCAGCTCCGAAGGCGGCTTCATCGTCGTCCGGGAGGGAACCGTCAACGGGACTGTCCTCGGCGTCAGCGAGTACATCGAGCCCGGAGCACAGGAGGACGTGACGATACCGTTGCGTCGTCCGGTCGCGGACGGGGCGGAGATCCACGTCGCGACCCACCTGGATACCAACGACAACCGCGCCTACGACTTCCGGGGCCCCTACCACCCCTCGGGCTCGCAGGTCGACCGCCCGTACCCGACTCTGTCTAACGAGGGGTCTCCCGGCGCCGTGATAACGGTCAACGGCACCGCCGGGTAG
- a CDS encoding SIR2 family NAD-dependent protein deacylase, producing MSHLTESLAAAIAEADHVAALTGAGVSTASGIPSFRGEDGIWKTEFDPADFHYSRFQADPGGFWAERLELSERMFPDDVAPNAAHEALAELEEAGQLDAVITQNTDGLHQTAGSESVIELHGNSRRVACQDCGTRLDADPVEQRAREGELPPECSCGGVFKPDTVLFGEQLPTGALQQARRHAREADVFLAVGSSLKVEPAASLPRVAAREGARLSLVNLEETPVTGQADDDIRADVTEALPEVAATVRRRSG from the coding sequence ATGAGCCACCTGACGGAATCGCTCGCGGCGGCCATCGCGGAGGCCGACCACGTCGCCGCGCTCACGGGCGCGGGCGTGAGCACCGCCTCCGGTATCCCCTCCTTTCGCGGCGAGGACGGCATCTGGAAGACGGAGTTCGACCCCGCGGACTTTCACTACTCGCGGTTCCAGGCCGACCCCGGCGGCTTCTGGGCGGAACGGCTCGAACTCTCCGAGCGGATGTTCCCCGACGACGTCGCGCCCAACGCCGCCCACGAGGCGCTCGCGGAGCTCGAAGAGGCGGGGCAGCTCGACGCCGTCATCACCCAGAACACCGACGGACTCCACCAGACGGCGGGCTCGGAGTCGGTCATCGAACTCCACGGCAACAGCCGCCGGGTCGCCTGCCAGGACTGTGGCACCCGGCTGGACGCCGACCCCGTCGAGCAGCGCGCCCGCGAGGGGGAGCTCCCCCCCGAGTGTTCCTGTGGCGGTGTCTTCAAGCCCGACACCGTACTCTTCGGCGAGCAGCTCCCGACTGGCGCGCTCCAGCAGGCCCGCCGGCACGCCCGTGAGGCCGACGTCTTCCTGGCGGTCGGTTCCTCGCTGAAGGTCGAGCCCGCGGCCTCGCTGCCCCGCGTGGCGGCGCGGGAGGGGGCGCGACTCTCGCTCGTGAATCTGGAGGAGACGCCGGTGACCGGCCAGGCCGACGACGACATCCGCGCGGACGTGACGGAGGCCCTGCCGGAGGTCGCCGCTACAGTTCGACGCCGCTCGGGATGA
- a CDS encoding DNA topoisomerase IV subunit A yields the protein MSTDTPTLTEDEQRAREQLVDLAAQFYDQFASGTVPSMDVPTRTKSNIEYDPEKKVWVYGDRHSTRSANSIRGAQKLLKAVYTIDFLSRQLEEGRSSTLRELYYLSESWDLDEAQFSSQDESNDLIEDLEIVSGATREDFHMRPEESGATVMGPLLLREQTRRGEREIHCQEDVGEGGYQIPNNPDTIDFLDSDAEFVLCVETGGMRDRLVENGFDDEMDALVVHLKGQPARATRRLTKRLRDELDLPVVVFTDGDPWSYRIYGSVAYGSIKSAHLSEYLATPEADFVGIRPEDIVEYDLPTDPLSDSDVNALESELEDPRFQTDFWEEQIELQLDIEKKSEQQSLASRGLDFVTDTYLPERLDEMGVI from the coding sequence ATGAGCACCGACACCCCCACCCTGACCGAGGACGAGCAGCGAGCCCGCGAACAGCTCGTCGACCTCGCGGCACAGTTCTACGACCAGTTCGCGTCCGGGACAGTCCCGAGCATGGACGTCCCCACCCGCACGAAATCCAACATCGAGTACGACCCCGAAAAGAAGGTGTGGGTCTACGGCGACCGCCACTCCACGCGGTCGGCGAACTCGATCCGGGGCGCCCAGAAGCTGCTGAAGGCCGTCTACACCATCGACTTCCTCAGCCGACAGCTCGAGGAGGGCCGCTCGTCGACGCTGCGGGAGCTGTACTACCTCTCCGAATCCTGGGACCTCGACGAGGCCCAGTTCTCCAGCCAGGACGAGTCCAACGACCTCATCGAGGACCTCGAGATCGTCTCGGGGGCGACCCGCGAGGACTTCCACATGCGCCCCGAGGAGTCGGGCGCGACCGTGATGGGGCCGCTCCTGCTGCGCGAGCAGACCCGCCGGGGCGAGCGGGAGATCCACTGCCAGGAGGACGTCGGCGAGGGCGGCTACCAGATCCCCAACAACCCCGACACCATCGACTTTCTGGATTCGGACGCCGAGTTCGTCCTCTGTGTGGAGACCGGCGGCATGCGCGACCGGCTGGTCGAGAACGGCTTCGACGACGAGATGGACGCGCTGGTCGTCCACCTGAAGGGCCAGCCCGCCCGCGCGACCCGCCGGCTCACCAAGCGGCTGCGCGACGAACTCGACTTACCGGTGGTCGTCTTCACCGACGGCGACCCCTGGAGTTACCGGATCTACGGCTCGGTGGCCTACGGCTCGATCAAGTCCGCCCACCTCTCGGAGTATCTCGCCACCCCCGAGGCGGACTTCGTCGGCATCCGGCCGGAGGACATCGTCGAGTACGACCTCCCGACCGACCCGCTCTCCGACTCGGACGTCAACGCCCTGGAGTCGGAACTGGAGGACCCGCGGTTCCAGACCGACTTCTGGGAGGAGCAGATCGAGTTGCAACTCGACATCGAGAAGAAATCCGAACAGCAGTCGCTGGCCTCCCGCGGCCTGGACTTCGTGACCGACACCTACCTCCCCGAACGGCTGGACGAGATGGGCGTCATCTGA
- a CDS encoding DUF5793 family protein, which translates to MRRDHFTVETDPARDPPAVAITFDGPAGTLAERLADDGVPPAEDVDVVLRLQGPVDDPDTTGVLSLTRRLTGEYLLEVNAEAAGLLEVVSAARDAEDTYAVRIERPADETVVYEKGTFLVYDEEGSLLRQHSLIPSGVEL; encoded by the coding sequence ATGAGGCGTGACCACTTCACTGTCGAGACAGACCCAGCGCGCGACCCGCCAGCCGTGGCCATCACCTTCGACGGCCCGGCGGGAACCCTCGCCGAGCGGCTCGCGGACGACGGCGTCCCCCCCGCCGAGGACGTCGATGTCGTCCTCCGGCTCCAGGGCCCGGTCGACGACCCCGACACGACCGGTGTACTCAGCCTGACGCGACGCCTCACCGGGGAGTATCTGCTCGAAGTCAACGCGGAGGCGGCCGGGCTGCTCGAGGTCGTCAGCGCGGCCCGCGACGCCGAGGACACCTACGCCGTCCGGATCGAGCGGCCGGCCGACGAGACGGTCGTCTACGAGAAGGGAACCTTCCTGGTCTACGACGAGGAGGGCAGCCTCCTGCGCCAGCACAGCCTCATCCCGAGCGGCGTCGAACTGTAG
- a CDS encoding MBL fold metallo-hydrolase produces MTVTYDGLTVEWLGYATVRLEGARVVYLDPGRYGVLTGEWEPDSPAAAGAHPSGRDYRPGDADLVCLSHVHHYDDGGLERVSGDGTTVLAFEGIDPRDSGRDLPRLSELPYDVREVSMEDDAVAADLPVWTVPAYNEPGGPHTTADGAPFHPEGLGCGFLVSFEGTTAFWPGDTDVLEGHAELDVDVFLPPIGGAFTMDRREAAALAERLDPELVVPIHYNTFEALETDSAAFAEDCRERGLEVALDEGGE; encoded by the coding sequence ATGACAGTCACCTACGACGGCCTCACGGTGGAGTGGCTCGGCTACGCGACCGTCCGGCTCGAGGGCGCCCGGGTCGTCTACCTCGACCCCGGGCGCTACGGCGTCCTGACCGGCGAGTGGGAACCCGACAGCCCGGCAGCCGCCGGCGCGCACCCGTCGGGCCGGGATTACCGGCCCGGGGACGCCGACCTCGTCTGTCTCTCGCACGTCCACCACTACGACGACGGCGGTCTCGAGCGCGTCTCCGGCGACGGGACGACAGTCCTTGCCTTCGAGGGCATCGATCCGCGGGACAGCGGGCGCGACCTCCCGCGGCTGTCCGAGTTGCCCTACGACGTGCGGGAGGTTTCGATGGAGGACGACGCCGTGGCCGCCGACCTGCCGGTCTGGACCGTCCCGGCGTACAACGAGCCCGGCGGCCCCCACACGACCGCCGACGGGGCCCCTTTCCACCCGGAGGGACTGGGCTGTGGCTTTCTCGTTTCCTTCGAGGGCACGACCGCGTTCTGGCCCGGAGACACTGACGTGCTGGAGGGACACGCCGAACTGGACGTGGACGTGTTCCTCCCGCCCATCGGCGGCGCGTTCACGATGGACCGTCGCGAGGCAGCCGCCCTCGCGGAGCGCCTGGACCCGGAGCTGGTCGTGCCGATTCACTACAACACCTTCGAGGCGCTGGAGACGGACTCGGCGGCCTTCGCAGAGGACTGCCGCGAGCGCGGCCTCGAAGTGGCACTCGACGAGGGCGGCGAGTAG
- a CDS encoding type II/IV secretion system ATPase subunit gives MAQGTANGDGPLDGIRDWLAQTARVLSGSTMTVTEYDPKRHGRLVSFDGLEGYEELDRYWLNAPFAFVSVNYDPEESEHYYHVVEPALSDLERRLLDRLFDEVRDPLLYREDVAEDSEAALREELHERLEEYGVSVPEESFYRLFYYLYRDFQGYGRLDPLMHDPHIEDISCDGPGLPVFIYHDEYTDVETSVTYGRGELDNFVVQLAQRSGRHISVSDPVVSTTLPDGSRIELALGEEVTPKGSAFTIRKYAEEPFTPVDLLEYGTFSVRMLAYLWLAIEHNKSLIFAGGTAAGKTTSMNAVSMFIPPRAKVLTIEDTRELSLYHDNWLSSVTRERVGEGDITMYDLLRSALRHRPEYIIVGEVRGEEAITLFQAMNTGHTTFSTLHADSVQTVINRLENEPINVPRPMVSSLDILCVQVLGRTGGERVRRAKTLAEIEGIDQRTGELDYSNTYNWDATADSFSESNSGLMDEIREENGWSESELLGELKNRRRFLRYLQREGITDYRRFTAMVNKYYADREEVLARIDRADLEDSGAGAVDIQSKG, from the coding sequence ATGGCACAGGGCACAGCGAACGGGGACGGGCCGCTCGACGGGATCCGCGACTGGCTCGCACAGACCGCCCGGGTGTTGAGCGGGTCGACGATGACAGTCACCGAGTACGACCCGAAACGCCACGGCCGGCTGGTCTCCTTCGACGGGCTGGAGGGCTACGAGGAACTCGACCGCTACTGGCTGAACGCCCCCTTCGCCTTCGTCTCGGTCAACTACGACCCCGAGGAGAGCGAACACTACTACCACGTCGTCGAGCCGGCGCTGTCCGACCTGGAGCGTCGGCTGCTCGACCGGCTGTTCGACGAGGTCCGCGACCCGCTTCTGTACCGGGAGGACGTCGCCGAGGACTCCGAAGCCGCGCTCCGGGAGGAGCTCCACGAGCGCCTCGAGGAGTACGGCGTCAGCGTCCCCGAGGAGTCCTTCTACCGGCTGTTTTACTACCTGTACCGTGACTTCCAGGGGTACGGCCGGCTCGACCCGCTGATGCACGACCCCCACATCGAGGACATCTCCTGTGACGGGCCGGGCCTGCCGGTCTTTATTTACCACGACGAGTACACCGACGTCGAGACCAGCGTCACCTACGGGCGCGGGGAGCTGGACAACTTCGTGGTCCAGCTCGCCCAGCGGTCGGGCCGGCACATCTCGGTTTCGGACCCGGTCGTCTCGACGACGCTGCCCGACGGCTCCCGCATCGAACTGGCGCTCGGCGAGGAGGTCACCCCGAAGGGGTCTGCGTTCACCATCCGGAAGTACGCCGAGGAACCCTTCACCCCGGTGGACCTGCTCGAGTACGGCACCTTCAGCGTCCGGATGCTGGCCTACCTCTGGCTGGCCATCGAGCACAACAAGTCGCTGATCTTCGCCGGCGGGACCGCAGCCGGCAAGACCACGTCGATGAACGCGGTGTCGATGTTCATCCCGCCGCGGGCGAAGGTGCTGACCATCGAGGACACCCGCGAGCTGTCGCTGTACCACGACAACTGGCTGTCCTCGGTGACCCGCGAGCGGGTCGGCGAGGGCGACATCACGATGTACGACCTGCTGCGGTCGGCGCTGCGGCATCGCCCGGAGTACATCATCGTCGGCGAGGTCCGCGGCGAGGAGGCGATCACCCTCTTCCAGGCGATGAACACCGGCCACACCACGTTCTCGACGCTGCACGCCGACTCGGTCCAGACCGTCATCAACCGTCTGGAGAACGAGCCGATCAACGTCCCCCGGCCGATGGTCTCCTCGCTCGATATCCTCTGTGTGCAGGTGCTCGGGCGCACGGGCGGGGAACGGGTCCGGCGCGCCAAGACCCTCGCGGAGATCGAGGGGATCGACCAGCGCACCGGCGAACTCGACTACTCCAACACCTACAACTGGGACGCCACCGCCGACAGCTTCTCGGAGTCTAACTCCGGGCTCATGGACGAGATCCGCGAGGAGAACGGCTGGAGCGAGTCCGAACTGCTCGGGGAGCTGAAAAACCGGCGGCGCTTTCTCCGGTATCTCCAGCGCGAGGGGATCACCGACTACCGCCGGTTCACCGCCATGGTCAACAAGTACTACGCCGACCGTGAGGAGGTGCTCGCGCGGATCGACCGCGCCGACCTCGAAGACTCCGGGGCCGGCGCCGTGGACATCCAGAGCAAGGGATGA
- a CDS encoding DNA topoisomerase VI subunit B, giving the protein MSFQSTLGEDEGIAEELAESQRAISIAEFFEKNKHMLGFDSGARALVTAVKEGVDNSLDACEEADILPDIYVEIKESGDYYTLVIEDNGPGITEDQIPKVFGKLLYGSRFHKREQNRGQQGIGISAAVLYSQLTSGKPAKITSRTRGSEEAQYFELIVDTDDNEPEISESSTTAWDRPHGTRIELEMEGNMRARQQLHDYVKHTAVVNPHARIELREPSAEFKYERATDQLPAETEEIRPHPHGVELGTLIKMAEATDSYSISGFLQGEFTRVGGKTADSVIANFNDRHFGREMTWRPPQSHENEDIEAAVREAVANKGKEATADFAARVSEDLGGRDRVAHHQVVAAVAEAADTVAEAYDTTFGDTVRQKAVAAAWAAVTAERVPDVYALVDAATTDRKDDAAIQGLAERLAAKFEGGEGDDADGESRHRVTRDELAEYVRRAAEMTEEHDDATFGETARGKVVDELWAACERVPDDPPRVHAVASDRDTASELLEAMRETDIIAPPTGCLAPITEELVEAGLRKEFDADFYAAATRDASVHGGDPFIVEAGLAYGGDIPDDGAAEVMRFANRVPLVYQRGACATTDVVKGINWRNYGLDQPGGSGIPNGPAVVMVHVASTNVPFTSESKDAVANVPEIEHEIELAVREAARELKSFLNKRRSMQQRREKQDKLATILPEMAEKLSEVTGRPALNIDDTMARIMNNVLVEREREDGQVRLTVENNTDAGAELELTDIVTAEPDLNGTDADGNADGGDPTVVEMDGEYFLKWSPDVPGGGEATLAYDLDGDAECDLSVEGIEDEKLTVDTRQ; this is encoded by the coding sequence ATGTCTTTCCAGTCGACGCTCGGCGAGGACGAGGGGATCGCCGAGGAGCTGGCCGAGAGCCAGCGCGCCATCTCCATCGCCGAGTTCTTCGAGAAGAACAAGCACATGCTCGGGTTCGACTCGGGGGCCCGGGCGCTCGTCACCGCGGTCAAGGAGGGGGTCGACAACAGCCTCGACGCCTGTGAGGAAGCCGACATTCTCCCGGACATCTACGTCGAGATCAAGGAATCGGGGGACTACTACACGCTCGTCATCGAGGACAACGGTCCCGGGATCACCGAAGACCAGATCCCGAAGGTCTTCGGTAAGCTGCTGTACGGCAGCCGATTTCACAAGCGCGAGCAGAACCGCGGTCAGCAGGGCATCGGGATCTCCGCGGCGGTCCTCTACTCGCAGCTGACCTCCGGCAAGCCCGCGAAGATCACCTCCCGGACCCGGGGGAGCGAGGAGGCCCAGTACTTCGAGCTGATCGTCGACACCGACGACAACGAGCCCGAGATCAGCGAGTCCTCCACGACCGCCTGGGACCGCCCTCACGGCACCCGGATCGAGCTGGAGATGGAGGGGAACATGCGGGCCCGCCAGCAGCTCCACGACTACGTCAAACACACCGCCGTGGTGAACCCCCACGCCCGCATCGAACTCCGGGAGCCCAGCGCCGAGTTCAAGTACGAGCGGGCGACCGACCAGCTCCCCGCGGAAACCGAGGAGATCCGCCCCCACCCCCACGGCGTGGAACTGGGGACGCTGATCAAGATGGCCGAGGCGACGGACTCCTACTCCATCTCCGGCTTCCTGCAGGGGGAGTTTACCCGCGTCGGCGGCAAGACCGCCGACTCGGTGATCGCGAACTTCAACGACCGCCACTTCGGCCGCGAGATGACCTGGCGGCCACCACAGAGTCACGAGAACGAGGACATCGAAGCCGCCGTCCGGGAGGCAGTCGCCAACAAGGGCAAGGAGGCGACCGCCGACTTCGCCGCCCGCGTGTCCGAGGACCTTGGCGGACGTGACCGGGTCGCCCACCACCAGGTCGTCGCGGCGGTCGCGGAGGCGGCCGACACCGTCGCCGAGGCGTACGACACGACCTTCGGCGACACGGTCCGGCAGAAAGCCGTGGCGGCTGCCTGGGCGGCAGTGACTGCCGAGCGCGTCCCGGACGTGTACGCGCTCGTGGACGCGGCCACGACCGACCGGAAGGACGACGCGGCCATCCAGGGACTGGCCGAGCGCCTGGCCGCGAAGTTCGAGGGCGGCGAAGGGGACGACGCTGACGGCGAGAGCCGCCACCGCGTCACCCGCGACGAACTGGCCGAGTACGTGCGACGGGCCGCGGAGATGACCGAGGAACACGACGACGCGACGTTCGGCGAGACCGCCCGCGGGAAGGTTGTCGACGAACTCTGGGCGGCCTGCGAGCGGGTACCCGACGACCCGCCCCGGGTCCACGCCGTCGCCAGCGACCGCGACACCGCCTCCGAGCTCCTGGAGGCGATGCGCGAGACGGACATCATCGCCCCGCCGACGGGCTGTCTGGCCCCGATCACCGAGGAGCTCGTCGAGGCGGGGCTCCGCAAGGAGTTCGACGCCGATTTCTATGCCGCGGCGACCCGGGACGCCTCGGTCCACGGCGGCGACCCCTTCATCGTCGAGGCCGGGCTGGCCTACGGCGGCGACATCCCCGACGACGGGGCCGCCGAGGTGATGCGCTTTGCCAACCGGGTCCCGCTGGTCTACCAGCGCGGCGCGTGTGCGACGACGGACGTGGTCAAGGGGATCAACTGGCGCAACTACGGGCTTGACCAGCCCGGGGGGTCGGGGATCCCGAACGGCCCCGCAGTGGTCATGGTCCACGTCGCCTCCACGAACGTCCCCTTCACCAGCGAATCCAAGGACGCCGTGGCGAACGTCCCGGAGATCGAACACGAGATCGAACTCGCGGTGCGGGAGGCCGCCCGCGAGCTGAAGAGTTTCCTGAACAAGCGCCGCTCGATGCAACAGCGCCGGGAGAAACAGGACAAGCTGGCCACCATCCTCCCGGAGATGGCCGAGAAGCTCTCCGAAGTCACGGGTCGGCCGGCGCTGAACATCGACGACACGATGGCCCGGATCATGAACAACGTCCTCGTTGAGCGCGAGCGCGAGGACGGACAGGTCCGGCTGACCGTCGAGAACAACACCGACGCCGGTGCCGAGCTGGAGCTGACCGACATCGTCACCGCCGAGCCCGACCTGAACGGGACGGACGCGGACGGAAACGCCGACGGCGGCGACCCGACCGTCGTCGAGATGGACGGCGAGTACTTCCTGAAGTGGTCGCCCGATGTGCCGGGCGGCGGGGAGGCCACCCTGGCGTACGACCTCGACGGCGATGCGGAGTGTGACCTCTCAGTCGAGGGCATCGAGGACGAGAAACTGACTGTCGACACCCGACAATGA
- a CDS encoding DUF7549 family protein: MWARSEYAGELAVLATWLCALLPWSVTLFSPQGLTALTFRFLPLRLLYILGTELPGERPLLFVWQVPGFVATPGETLAATAWLAGSAAFLVPLGLSVVYYLRDDRLERRFTPRLTFGLVAASAVLVLAAALAAGLSGDLLVLLAAATVAPLAAGLADHRLHRDEGRGRTYGDPVRALGLLLLVAGLALLVPLWQHWQATAGTTVPVGILFQLGLGAILVRIERV; encoded by the coding sequence ATGTGGGCACGCTCGGAGTACGCCGGCGAACTCGCCGTGCTGGCGACGTGGCTGTGTGCGCTGTTGCCCTGGTCGGTGACGCTGTTCTCCCCGCAGGGGCTCACCGCGCTCACCTTCCGCTTTCTCCCGCTTCGCCTGCTGTACATCCTCGGGACCGAGCTCCCCGGCGAGCGTCCCCTCCTCTTTGTCTGGCAGGTCCCCGGCTTCGTCGCCACCCCCGGGGAGACGCTGGCCGCGACGGCGTGGCTGGCCGGCAGCGCCGCCTTCCTCGTCCCGCTGGGACTGAGCGTCGTCTACTACCTCCGCGATGACCGGCTCGAGCGGCGGTTCACGCCGCGGCTGACCTTCGGCCTGGTCGCCGCGAGTGCCGTGCTCGTCCTCGCTGCGGCGCTGGCTGCGGGGCTGTCCGGCGACCTCCTGGTCCTGCTGGCGGCAGCGACAGTCGCCCCGCTCGCGGCCGGGCTGGCCGACCACCGCCTGCACCGGGACGAGGGTCGCGGCCGAACGTACGGCGACCCGGTCCGTGCGCTCGGCCTGCTGTTGCTCGTGGCGGGGTTGGCTCTGCTGGTCCCGCTCTGGCAGCACTGGCAGGCGACGGCGGGGACGACTGTCCCGGTCGGGATACTCTTCCAGCTTGGTCTGGGGGCCATCCTGGTACGGATCGAGCGGGTCTGA